Proteins encoded by one window of Lathyrus oleraceus cultivar Zhongwan6 chromosome 1, CAAS_Psat_ZW6_1.0, whole genome shotgun sequence:
- the LOC127131581 gene encoding SKP1-like protein 14, translating to MAEEVSSQMNSLSISETNPSSSATISLVSGDDIVFKVEPTIAKEMETVQSFIDETDGKITTIPLPNISSHDLPYVIEYCEKSIAGKITKEFEAEFVKKLNNEEVKELFLAANYLNIKKLLDFLSQVIADRIANKSVEYVRRYFGIENDFTPEEEAKLREELAWTFTGVDPDDEDEN from the coding sequence ATGGCTGAAGAAGTTTCATCACAGATGAATTCACTCTCAATCTCCGAAACCAATCCATCATCATCTGCAACGATCTCGCTCGTTTCAGGTGACGACATTGTTTTCAAGGTCGAACCTACTATCGCCAAAGAGATGGAAACCGTTCAATCGTTCATCGACGAAACCGACGGCAAAATCACAACAATTCCTCTCCCCAACATTTCCAGCCACGATCTTCCCTACGTAATTGAATACTGTGAGAAGAGCATCGCCGGAAAGATCACCAAGGAGTTCGAAGCGGAGTTCGTGAAAAAGCTGAACAACGAAGAGGTGAAAGAGCTTTTTCTCGCTGCAAATTATTTGAACATTAAGAAACTTCTGGATTTTTTGAGCCAGGTTATTGCTGATCGAATTGCGAACAAGAGTGTGGAATACGTGAGAAGGTATTTCGGAATTGAGAACGATTTTACGCCGGAAGAAGAGGCTAAGCTTCGTGAAGAACTCGCTTGGACTTTTACTGGAGTTGATCCCGATGATGAAGATGAGAATTGA